The Glycine soja cultivar W05 chromosome 19, ASM419377v2, whole genome shotgun sequence genomic sequence CAAGACAGCGGGCTTCAACTGGTGCACCTGCTCCTGGCTTGCGCAGAAGCAGTAGCCAAAGAGGAATACATGCTCGCAAGAAGGTACCTCCACCACCTCAACCGCGTCGTCACCCCCTTAGGCGATTCCATGCAGCGCGTCGCCGCCTGCTTCACCGACTCCCTAAGCGCCAGGCTCAACTCCACCCTCACACCCAAACCCGCAACGCCGTCCAAACCCCTAACCCCCTCCAACTCCCTCGAGGTCCTCAAGATCTACCAGATCGTCTACCAGGCCTGCCCCTACGTCAAGTTCGCCCACTTCACTGCCAACCAGGCCATCTTCGAGGCTGTCGAGATCGAAGAACGCGTGCACGTCATCGATCTCGACATCCTCCAGGGCTACCAGTGGCCTGCTTTCATGCAGGCCCTCGCGGCGCGCCCAGCGGGCGCACCATTCTTAAGGATTACTGGAGTGGGTCCCTTGTTAGACGCCGTCCGTGAAACCGGACGGTGTCTCACAGAGCTGGCCCACTCCCTACGTATTCCTTTTGAGTTCCACGCGGTCGGGGAACAACTTGAAGATCTCAAGCCACACATGTTAAACCGCCGTGTCGGGGAGGCGCTGGCGGTTAACGCGGTTAACCACCTCCACCGCGTCCCAGGCAACCACTTGGGCAATTTGCTGACCATGCTACGTGACCAGGCACCTAGCATAGTAACTCTGGTGGAGCAAGAAGCTAGCCACAATGGACCTTACTTTCTAGGGCGTTTTCTTGAGGCCTTGCATTACTACTCCGCCATTTTCGACTCATTGGACGCCACTTTTCCGGCGGAATCCGCGCAGCGGGCGAAGGTGGAGCAGTACATATTCGCGCCGGAGATACGGAACATCGTGGCGTGCGAGGGGGCGGAGAGGTTCGAGAGGCACGAGAGGTTGGAGAAGTGGCGGAAGATAATGGAGGGGAAGGGGTTCAAGGGGGTGGCGCTGAGTCCGAACGCGGTGACTCAGTCGAAGATATTGTTGGGATTGTATTCGTGTGAGGGGTATAGGTTGACGGAGGATAAGGGTTGCTTGTTGCTTGGGTGGCAGGATAGGGCCATCATTGCTGCGTCTGCATGGCGGTGTTGATGCTAATGCTATTACATACTCTTGCATTGAGTTAATTAAATGTGTTCTCTGTTTTGATTACTATGTTGCTAATTAATTGTTATACTTATTTACTTTTCCTGTTAGTTTTTAATGATATGTTAATGAATGGACAAGCTAGAGAGCAAATCATAAACAAAAATGGAAATATTAGTGATATACTTTtttaacacttttattttatgcgaaaaaaagttatatattcaCTGTATAAAAGCTTTACATAATTATCTAGTTGCATCccataataaatttgttaatcaacttttaaaataattattttaaaataatttaaatgataatttgtgattgaatgacagtctaaaaaattttacataattatttaaattataattcattaggtaagataagtttattaactcttaaaatagttgttttaaaataatttaaatgatgatttaagattgaataatagaataaaaaattgtgtATAAATATTAACTCTTATTTTATAGGGTGAAATTTAAGTGAATGTTATTAATTATGTGAGTCTCATTTTctacttaataaatttttttgttcaattggGTGAGATTCacataaatttaaactaaaagaaaaaatgtgttaaaaatatgtattaattaAGAAGTTTGTTGCTACAATACTCTACTTGTAGAACATTGAAATGAAAGTTGGCACGAACagatgaaagaaaaattgaCCAAATAAGTAAATGCTTTGTATTTTGAAGTGTAAGGGGAAACGTTATTAGGGAATAGGGAATACGATTAttgctaatttatttattactattgaCTTTTCTATGCAAATGGGTGTAACCGAGGTGTGTGTAGTATACACATCAAAAGATTTTAAAACACTagtttatcattattattattgttcattTGTAAAACACTTGTTTAATTGAAgttgttttagttttattagtTTATGCACGTAGTATAAATGGGAGGATTTTGAACAATGTTGAGGTAATTAGGGATTAAGGATCATCACTTATTTATCTGTGCATGAGTAGTTTATTTCGTTTGAATGTACTTAAAGTTGGTTTTGGATCATTGTTAAACAAATCGGACCGGATTAATTGTGCTCAAGTGTTCTCaaacaagaaaattataaattcgtcattatatataaaactatatatgaagtattattttataactgtGTGGCGGAAAGTTcgtaacaaaaaaatcaattaaaaaaattctcaatcagtttttttaaaaaaaaaaattgatggattatactctttttttaaaaaaaaacaatgtgcaTAGTTCAGTTCTAGCACAAGATGTACCAAATTGATACCAAAAAGTGTTACAAAGGTACGCAATACAAAAACTCCAAAACACTCCCGAAGTTACCACAAATCTCAAAACCCATTCATGATTCACATCCCAGAACATAAACTCCCTAAAACCAAAGATATAtctgggaaaaaaaaaaggaccgAAAACATCACTTTCTTCATAGTTCTGAACAGAAGAAAAGCAAGCATCTATCGTGACTGCATTTTTGACGAGTCTGAGTCTGTATAGTCCCCATCTGCACTGATCCTTTATTTTGAGTCtattcctttatttttcaaaaaatacctCTTGTTGACTGTATCTGACAAAAAAAGATGGATTATATATCCATtgataagagaaaaataagctTTCTGACCTCTAATTCTATGTTGATTATAATAGATCATATATACTGATAAAGAAATGCAGGTTTTTTGCTCAGgctttaaattgttttattaagaaaacaaaaactcattgcaaattatatttaatttaataaaaaaatagacaattcTTCCTTAAAaagttaatcatttttattccttttcatTGCATGATGTATAatccattattattataatcgattataatttgaattaatttttatttcaacaaGTTTGTTGAAAAGTAATTTGAagataattaatgttgtttgaatatatataataaaaaaatcagcttttaaataaaaaattaccaaGAAAGGTATGTAAAAGACTAAGGCTAGGGGAGAAGTGGGTCAAGTGATCTATGGTGGATCATTTTTATACGCCCTTAGATTCATCTAGTCTACAGGTTAATTTGGtacatttgatattttatttccttttatttttctctcttttctcctatCGGTATCCACGGGCCAAAATCCCtacaaattgaaatttaatcacATCCGTGAAAATAGAAATGCTTGACAAACTcagaacaaaaccaaaaaaatgattcaatttCATCATAATCTCTCCATAACAACAATCTAGAAGCTAGGTATATTCCATTTCATTGTTTGATAAAATCTAAGATGGCCCAGTTTGCAGTTATGATTTTGTCACGTAAGAATgtaaacaaatctaaaaatttatttctagagagcttcagTTCCCATGCTTGTAGCAAAGATGAAAAAACTTTGCCCTCAAATTGATTGGAACTCATAATTATAGATAGTTTATTAGTAGAAGCTTTGGTGGTAAATTCAATCTGAAAATTCactatttggaaagacccaaaccATTTGAGAATTATGCCATAATTGCTATTGACATAGGCAAGACTCACGGATGTGCCCTTGATGGCACTGTAAgcttttctcaaaaattgaagcgtgcccatttttttctctctaagatTTCTCTCTCTAACTCGTGGTGGGTGTTGATCAAGAGAGAAAAAGTGAGGAACTTCGATTGAAGAAATTGGTAATACTTGACGCAAGGAAAGATCCATTGGGTGCTCCCATTGTGGTTGTGCTCATGCCTGTACTACAAAATCGAATGATCTCACGGTGGCGTCAGGGGGGTGGCAAAGTTAGAAATGGCGGAAGATAATTATATCACTGTGGGCGAAAGCATTGCTTTAACGGGGCAACAACGATGGATGACGACAACTACGACACTGCTAGAACGAAAGAGGagaaagaagacaaaaaaatattaaggaaGAAAAATCCTATGCAGAGAATGCACAAAATTAATGTTTAGACTACATGAATCCAACGGTGTACAAAAATGGTCCACCATAGATCACGTGACTCACTTCTCCACCTTAGCCTTCgtcaaaattcttattttacatattttgccTTCAAAGTTTCAAAATGTTGCAAATTATGGGCAAATTGCCCAAAAGGGGTCCTTTTATAAACTTATTCCCGAAATAGGGCTCTTTTGAAAGTAATTATGGCATGGTGTTCTTTTTAACGTAGCATGCATGCATAAACCATGCAAAACGCCATTGGCAATGACGAGTTCACTGCGAAATGAAATGTTGGCGACTCTGCTTAACAAGGATCTCGCCACCTCTACTAGCGAGACAGCACAAACCACTAGGAGGAACAGGTTGCAGGCTACGGGAGTGCAGGTGCAGGGAGCAGCCTTTGACTCCTTGGGCTTAGGAAATTAAAGAGGATTCACTAGTAGGTTTGGCGATTTGGGCCAAGTAAAAGGAATCACAGCTGGCTTTTACGGTTTAGACACTTTAGATACTTATCCCGTATTTCCCATTAATTCCCTGATTTTAACATTTGCAGTTTTAGTTTTAGTATTCTTGAAAATTtgcaatttcaaacaaaataattttaccattttaactaattaatttactaataacttacaataactaaaattaacataatatataaaatttaaatatactatccaaataaattaaaattcatgcaaaatttaaaatactctataaataacaaaattaaaaattaaaatacatacataaatttaaataaatgaccagatttaaattgtataatttaacatactaattttaaattgtatagtttaggtttagtttaaattttatatatttacgttagttttagttattataagTTATTAGTATGTTAATTAGTTagaatgttaaaattattttgtttgaatgttaatattaattagttttagttattgtatagtttaggtttagtttaaattttatatattacgtTAGAACGTTATTATGGATAtggtatttatttttagttaaaatgtttgtataatatatgttatttaatttaaattttattaattggaaaaaaaatctggtcatttatttaaatttatgtatgtattttaatttttaattttgttatttgtagagtattttagttagtattttaaattttgcatgaattttaatttatttggatagtatatttaaattttatatattatgttagttttagttattgtaagttattagtaaattaattagttaaaatggtaaaattattttgtttgaaacGGCTAATTTTCAAGAATACTAAAACTAAAACTGCAAATGTTCAAATCAGGAAATTAATGGGGAACACGAGATAATATCTAAAGTGCCTAAACCGCAAAAGCCAGCTGTGATTCCTTTTACTTGGCCCAAATCGCCAAACCTACTGGCGAATCCTCTTTAATTTCCTAAGCCCAAGGAGTCAAAGGTTGTTCCCTGCACCTGCACTCCCGTAGCCTACAACCTGTTCCACCAAGCGATTTGTGCTGTCTCGCCAGTAGAGGTGGTGAGATCCTCATTAGACAAAGTCGCCAGTCATGCTGGCGGTTTACATGCCACGCATTCATTCCGCAGTGAACTCGTCATTGCCAATGACAGTTTGCATGGTTTATGCATGCATGCTACGTTAAAAAGAGCATCATGCCGAAATTACTTTCAAAAGGGTCCTATTTCGGGAATAAGTTTATAAAAGGGACCTCTTTTGGGCAATTTGCCCAAATTATGTCTTTCTCTACTAATTGATTGTTAGTCAAACATTGACGTAACAATGTTAACTG encodes the following:
- the LOC114399799 gene encoding DELLA protein GAI-like, with protein sequence MMNSLCGSSLSLKSENNNSRTKLQQPTSSNDSVLQSKKNNATQSSGDLDQTSLTPPSLNLPSLKFDLDGDVEVQSPDSSMWESFFADHIDGDFMISSPVRTPQAASSYNCNYNYAQGMQGQSLSGCSPPRFSSSQIGAFNSSSSLNKGKGLSPLHRVFNSPNNQYMQHVENLSLPAIEEFLEDYQTKVSSSDHNITSSSECFDLSSHQIPSSILDGLALHNSSRYHRGSVVDEESTVHGGGGGGGGSSQLSQESDIYHQMGSMASASLSQALQQERYQEKQQKQQAQQLQQQQRQHQQENLMVPIPIEIEQEQDSGLQLVHLLLACAEAVAKEEYMLARRYLHHLNRVVTPLGDSMQRVAACFTDSLSARLNSTLTPKPATPSKPLTPSNSLEVLKIYQIVYQACPYVKFAHFTANQAIFEAVEIEERVHVIDLDILQGYQWPAFMQALAARPAGAPFLRITGVGPLLDAVRETGRCLTELAHSLRIPFEFHAVGEQLEDLKPHMLNRRVGEALAVNAVNHLHRVPGNHLGNLLTMLRDQAPSIVTLVEQEASHNGPYFLGRFLEALHYYSAIFDSLDATFPAESAQRAKVEQYIFAPEIRNIVACEGAERFERHERLEKWRKIMEGKGFKGVALSPNAVTQSKILLGLYSCEGYRLTEDKGCLLLGWQDRAIIAASAWRC